CAGCTCTACGCTGACAGCAGGTTTGATGGCAGCAGGCTTTCCATCCTTGAAAGCGATCAGCTGGACAGCTACCCGTTCCATTTCATTCAATACATCCTTGGTGAATTCTTCCAGTAACAGTTTGGTATTCGGCTCTACCAGTCCATGTGAACGGTTGTTCCAAGCCTTTCCTTCCGCACTCAGATAAGTATAATACAGATAGTAATTGCTGTCATTCACCAAATATGCCTCGAAAGGAGTAGTCATCATCGCTTTGGCATCTTCGGGCACATAAGCCAAAAACACATTCAACGTATCACCGCCACGCACTTCCGGCTGGCGCTGTATAACCGGCATTTCCGGTTTGGCCGGCTTCGCGGGTTCCTCCTGCTTCGGAGCTGTCGCGGCAGGCTTGCGTTTTATATTGTAATCATCCGCCTCAATCACGACACATTCACGTATCGGCATCGGGATATCAAAACCATCCGCATCTTCCACCAGTACAAAGTCTTTTCCTTTGAATCCTGTTACGATTCCACCGCCTACCTCACTGAGGAAACGCACCTTATCTCCTATTTTCATTATTGTATCTCCTATTAAAATTCAAACTTAAAACGGGTAACAAAGATAGGGATTTATATGAAAATACAGTAACTTTGCCGCAAAATATAACGGAACGATTCTCGTCCCCCATTAACGACAAGACCGATGAAAGAACTTATTAAAGTCAT
This sequence is a window from Bacteroides thetaiotaomicron VPI-5482. Protein-coding genes within it:
- a CDS encoding DUF2027 domain-containing protein; this encodes MKIGDKVRFLSEVGGGIVTGFKGKDFVLVEDADGFDIPMPIRECVVIEADDYNIKRKPAATAPKQEEPAKPAKPEMPVIQRQPEVRGGDTLNVFLAYVPEDAKAMMTTPFEAYLVNDSNYYLYYTYLSAEGKAWNNRSHGLVEPNTKLLLEEFTKDVLNEMERVAVQLIAFKDGKPAAIKPAVSVELRIDTVKFYKLHTFSASDFFEEPALIYDIVKDDVPAKQVYVSAEEIQSALLQKKFVDKPKSQPIMKPNHGQSGKNGIIEVDLHIDSLLDDTHGMSNSEILNYQLDKFREVIEANKEKREQKVVFIHGKGDGVLRKAIIDELKRKHSNYRYQDASFQEYGFGATMVTIK